One Streptomyces coeruleorubidus DNA segment encodes these proteins:
- the efeB gene encoding iron uptake transporter deferrochelatase/peroxidase subunit — MADQSIPEARTPGTAPAETEAAPAGEGISRRRLLGTAGATGLVLGTAGAAVGHAAAPTEAAAPLTSLGTDRAMFHGKHQPGITDGLQARGHLVAFDLAAGAGRKEAAALLRRWSETARRLMAGEPSVHDDTDVARDAGPSSLTITFGFGHSFFGKTGLEKQRPTALDPLPEFSSDHIDKNRSNGDLWVQIGANDALVAFHALRAIQKEAGSAVRIRWQMNGFNRSPGATAHPMTARNLMGQIDGTRNPKPSEADFDQRIFVPEQSEPAWMANGSYAVVRRIRMLLDDWEKLSGKAQEDVIGRRKSDGAALSGGTETTPMDLEKTDAKGNLVVPINAHARITRPDQNGGAAMLRRPFSFHDGIDPDGVPDAGLLFICWQADPLRGFVPVQRKLDRGDALSQFIRHESSGLFAVPGGAAEGEYVGQKLLEG; from the coding sequence ATGGCTGACCAGTCCATTCCGGAAGCCCGTACCCCCGGCACCGCTCCGGCGGAGACCGAAGCGGCCCCGGCCGGCGAGGGCATCTCACGGCGACGCCTGCTCGGCACCGCCGGCGCCACCGGGCTCGTGCTCGGCACGGCGGGCGCGGCCGTCGGACACGCCGCCGCCCCCACCGAGGCCGCCGCTCCGCTCACCTCGCTCGGCACCGACCGGGCGATGTTTCACGGGAAACATCAGCCCGGTATCACCGACGGCCTCCAGGCCCGCGGCCACCTCGTCGCCTTCGACCTGGCGGCGGGAGCCGGCCGCAAGGAAGCCGCCGCCCTGCTGCGCCGCTGGTCGGAGACGGCCCGGCGGCTGATGGCGGGCGAGCCGAGCGTCCACGACGACACCGACGTGGCACGCGACGCCGGCCCCTCGTCGCTGACGATCACCTTCGGCTTCGGCCACAGCTTCTTCGGCAAGACCGGCCTGGAGAAGCAGCGCCCGACCGCCCTCGACCCGCTGCCCGAGTTCTCCTCCGACCACATCGACAAGAACCGCAGCAACGGCGACCTGTGGGTGCAGATCGGCGCCAACGACGCCCTCGTGGCCTTCCACGCCCTGCGCGCGATCCAGAAGGAAGCGGGCTCGGCCGTCCGGATCCGCTGGCAGATGAACGGCTTCAACCGCTCACCGGGCGCCACCGCCCACCCCATGACGGCCCGCAACCTGATGGGCCAGATCGACGGCACCCGCAATCCGAAGCCGAGCGAGGCCGACTTCGACCAGCGCATCTTCGTACCCGAGCAGAGCGAACCGGCCTGGATGGCGAACGGCTCCTACGCCGTCGTACGCCGGATCCGCATGCTGCTCGACGACTGGGAGAAGCTCTCCGGCAAGGCGCAGGAGGACGTGATCGGCCGCCGCAAGTCCGACGGCGCGGCGCTGTCCGGCGGCACCGAGACCACCCCGATGGACCTGGAGAAGACGGACGCCAAGGGCAACCTCGTCGTCCCGATCAACGCCCACGCCCGGATCACGCGGCCCGACCAGAACGGCGGCGCGGCGATGCTCCGCCGCCCGTTCTCCTTCCACGACGGCATCGACCCGGACGGCGTCCCCGACGCGGGCCTGCTCTTCATCTGCTGGCAGGCCGATCCGCTGCGCGGCTTCGTGCCGGTGCAGCGCAAGCTCGA